In Sphaerisporangium krabiense, the DNA window CCCGATGGTGGTCGCGCCCGTCGTCGCGGGCGGCGTGTGGCGCATGCTGCTCGACCCGCTGTGGGGCGTGGTCAACTACGCGCTCGGCCTGGTCGGGGTGGGGCCGGTCGAGTGGATCGGCGACCCCACGCTCGCCATGGTCAGCCTCATCCTCATCGACACCTGGCGCTGGACGCCGTTCGTGGTGCTGATCGCCTCGGCGGGCATCCTGGCGCTGCCCACCGACGTCTACGAGGCGGCCCGCGCCGACGGCGCGGGCCGGTGGCGGATCCTGCGGCACATCACGATCCCGCTGCTGGTGCCCGTGGTCGCCGCGGCGTTCGTCGTCCGCTGGCTGGGCGCGGTCAAGATGTTCGACATCGCGCTGGCCGCGACCAAGGGCGGCCCCGGGCAGGCGACCGACGTGGTCAACCTCTATATCTACGAGAAGGGCTTCCGCGGCCTGGAGTTCGGCTCGGCGTCCTCGATGGCGACCGTCGTCCTGCTGATCACCATGATCATCACCTATTTCCTGTTCCGCCTCACCCGTCGTCTGGAGAACCGATGGTGAGCACCGGCCGCCTTGGCCGCGCCGCGGCGATCGGCGGCGCGATCCTGGCCACTCTCGTCTTCCTCTTCCCCGTGCTCTACATGCTGAGCATCTCGTTCAAGGTGCCGCGCGACATCTTCACGGTGCCGCCGCGCTGGTTCAGCGAACTGACCCTGGACAACTACACCAGCTACTTCAACCAGGCGCGGATCCTGCCGCGCATGCTGAAC includes these proteins:
- a CDS encoding carbohydrate ABC transporter permease, whose product is MGPALVLLAGMLLYPIIYTVWVSLSDFDLATFQPSGWVGLRNYQAVLADPGFLQSLKVTGVYLVIALPLQMVLGFALAFLLNVEWRGRGLLRALFLIPMVVAPVVAGGVWRMLLDPLWGVVNYALGLVGVGPVEWIGDPTLAMVSLILIDTWRWTPFVVLIASAGILALPTDVYEAARADGAGRWRILRHITIPLLVPVVAAAFVVRWLGAVKMFDIALAATKGGPGQATDVVNLYIYEKGFRGLEFGSASSMATVVLLITMIITYFLFRLTRRLENRW